A single window of Dermochelys coriacea isolate rDerCor1 chromosome 2, rDerCor1.pri.v4, whole genome shotgun sequence DNA harbors:
- the GASK1A gene encoding Golgi-associated kinase 1A isoform X4: MAQRSWRRMRLKRPSVAGFCFLLAFSVVAFTSFPLLLPNSYGESDLQVLALAEPPGEVSWPRRLWTNTTASAPQRARSFDHREWEPAPPRTDKERQSSHHPQSARKPKNQPSSLHRQNHTLLKTKRKHKGEIRKHNVVGKSSEASSKLQHENIPRRTSGEKKREITTNFSLKITGSNVHFYKLTGKKADMKPQMEEAPFFSPSLSNKRGFQEGKPEFVLRLKNSFASQPAVAQDQHKQDVQAAGAEPQHSDSIKAFILEGDSRLPFRSAAGMQRQTGSDSQEPGEPGDHFWVGVATQLQTSEWCMKTPEDALSAKWEGHLRFGERIPPWFTADDVQKMKWLANSEVVTKTRIPAHGQILRVSLLDSQDTFPSDPKRDCSDGLCGLIKRPSDLYEVLAFHLDRVLGLNRSLPAVARKFNSPLLPYKYTNGAVRPIVWWVPDIQHLADANNDQNSFAVGWLQYQSLLQQRCGMMDSKAALGIAPCLSVLHTEWAKLALFDFLLQAHDRLDRYCCGFQPDPAEPCMEEMLHEKCRNPAELVLVHILVS, translated from the coding sequence GCTCAGAGATCATGGAGAAGAATGAGGCTGAAGAGACCATCTGTGGCTGGATTCTGCTTCTTGCTGGCCTTTTCTGTGGTGGCATTTACTAGTTTTCCTCTGCTCCTTCCGAACAGCTATGGGGAGTCCGATCTCCAGGTCTTGGCACTGGCTGAGCCACCTGGAGAAGTCAGCTGGCCCAGGCGTCTGTGGACAAACACCACTGCCTCTGCCCCACAGCGGGCCAGGAGCTTTGATCACAGAGAATGGGAACCCGCTCCCCCTAGAACGGATAAGGAAAGGCAATCCTCACACCATCCCCAGTCTGCCCGCAAGCCAAAGAACCAGCCAAGCAGCCTGCACCGACAAAACCACACATTgctgaaaacaaagagaaagcacaaaggagAGATTAGGAAACATAACGTTGTTGGGAAAAGCTCTGAAGCCAGCAGTAAATTACAGCATGAAAACATTCCCCGCAGGACCAGTGGtgagaaaaaaagggagattactACTAATTTTTCTCTAAAGATTACAGGGAGCAATGTTCATTTCTATAAGCTGACAGGGAAGAAGGCAGATATGAAACCACAAATGGAGGAGGcccctttcttttctccttcactCAGCAATAAAAGGGGTTTTCAGGAAGGAAAGCCGGAGTTCGTTTTACGTCTTAAGAACTCTTTTGCAAGCCAGCCAGCTGTGGCACAGGACCAACACAAACAAGATGTTCAGGCAGCTGGCGCTGAGCCGCAGCACTCAGATTCGATTAAAGCCTTTATCTTGGAAGGAGATAGCAGGCTGCCCTTCAGAAGTGCAGCAGGCATGCAGAGACAGACAGGCAGTGACTCCCAGGAGCCTGGAGAGCCAGGAGATCATTTCTGGGTGGGTGTGGCCACGCAGTTACAGACATCTGAATGGTGTATGAAGACTCCAGAAGATGCCCTTTCTGCCAAATGGGAGGGCCACCTGAGGTTTGGTGAGAGGATCCCACCTTGGTTTACTGCAGACGATGTGCAGAAGATGAAATGGCTGGCAAATAGCGAAGTGGTGACCAAAACCAGAATTCCTGCCCACGGACAAATCCTCAGAGTCAGCCTTTTGGACAGCCAGGACACTTTCCCATCTGACCCTAAACGAGACTGTTCGGATGGGCTCTGTGGATTAATAAAGCGACCCAGTGACCTCTATGAGGTGCTAGCTTTCCACTTGGACAGAGTGTTGGGGCTGAATAGGAGTCTGCCTGCAGTGGCCCGCAAATTCAACAGTCCCCTGCTGCCCTACAAATACACCAATGGTGCAGTGAGGCCCATCGTATGGTGGGTGCCAGATATCCAGCACCTAGCTGATGCCAACAACGACCAGAACTCTTTTGCCGTGGGGTGGCTACAGTACCAGTCTCTGCTGCAGCAGCGATGTGGCATGATGGATTCCAAGGCAGCTCTCGGAATAGCTCCCTGTTTGAGTGTCCTGCACACAGAGTGGGCCAAACTGGCGCTCTTTGATTTTCTCCTACAG
- the GASK1A gene encoding Golgi-associated kinase 1A isoform X5 → MRLKRPSVAGFCFLLAFSVVAFTSFPLLLPNSYGESDLQVLALAEPPGEVSWPRRLWTNTTASAPQRARSFDHREWEPAPPRTDKERQSSHHPQSARKPKNQPSSLHRQNHTLLKTKRKHKGEIRKHNVVGKSSEASSKLQHENIPRRTSGEKKREITTNFSLKITGSNVHFYKLTGKKADMKPQMEEAPFFSPSLSNKRGFQEGKPEFVLRLKNSFASQPAVAQDQHKQDVQAAGAEPQHSDSIKAFILEGDSRLPFRSAAGMQRQTGSDSQEPGEPGDHFWVGVATQLQTSEWCMKTPEDALSAKWEGHLRFGERIPPWFTADDVQKMKWLANSEVVTKTRIPAHGQILRVSLLDSQDTFPSDPKRDCSDGLCGLIKRPSDLYEVLAFHLDRVLGLNRSLPAVARKFNSPLLPYKYTNGAVRPIVWWVPDIQHLADANNDQNSFAVGWLQYQSLLQQRCGMMDSKAALGIAPCLSVLHTEWAKLALFDFLLQAHDRLDRYCCGFQPDPAEPCMEEMLHEKCRNPAELVLVHILVS, encoded by the coding sequence ATGAGGCTGAAGAGACCATCTGTGGCTGGATTCTGCTTCTTGCTGGCCTTTTCTGTGGTGGCATTTACTAGTTTTCCTCTGCTCCTTCCGAACAGCTATGGGGAGTCCGATCTCCAGGTCTTGGCACTGGCTGAGCCACCTGGAGAAGTCAGCTGGCCCAGGCGTCTGTGGACAAACACCACTGCCTCTGCCCCACAGCGGGCCAGGAGCTTTGATCACAGAGAATGGGAACCCGCTCCCCCTAGAACGGATAAGGAAAGGCAATCCTCACACCATCCCCAGTCTGCCCGCAAGCCAAAGAACCAGCCAAGCAGCCTGCACCGACAAAACCACACATTgctgaaaacaaagagaaagcacaaaggagAGATTAGGAAACATAACGTTGTTGGGAAAAGCTCTGAAGCCAGCAGTAAATTACAGCATGAAAACATTCCCCGCAGGACCAGTGGtgagaaaaaaagggagattactACTAATTTTTCTCTAAAGATTACAGGGAGCAATGTTCATTTCTATAAGCTGACAGGGAAGAAGGCAGATATGAAACCACAAATGGAGGAGGcccctttcttttctccttcactCAGCAATAAAAGGGGTTTTCAGGAAGGAAAGCCGGAGTTCGTTTTACGTCTTAAGAACTCTTTTGCAAGCCAGCCAGCTGTGGCACAGGACCAACACAAACAAGATGTTCAGGCAGCTGGCGCTGAGCCGCAGCACTCAGATTCGATTAAAGCCTTTATCTTGGAAGGAGATAGCAGGCTGCCCTTCAGAAGTGCAGCAGGCATGCAGAGACAGACAGGCAGTGACTCCCAGGAGCCTGGAGAGCCAGGAGATCATTTCTGGGTGGGTGTGGCCACGCAGTTACAGACATCTGAATGGTGTATGAAGACTCCAGAAGATGCCCTTTCTGCCAAATGGGAGGGCCACCTGAGGTTTGGTGAGAGGATCCCACCTTGGTTTACTGCAGACGATGTGCAGAAGATGAAATGGCTGGCAAATAGCGAAGTGGTGACCAAAACCAGAATTCCTGCCCACGGACAAATCCTCAGAGTCAGCCTTTTGGACAGCCAGGACACTTTCCCATCTGACCCTAAACGAGACTGTTCGGATGGGCTCTGTGGATTAATAAAGCGACCCAGTGACCTCTATGAGGTGCTAGCTTTCCACTTGGACAGAGTGTTGGGGCTGAATAGGAGTCTGCCTGCAGTGGCCCGCAAATTCAACAGTCCCCTGCTGCCCTACAAATACACCAATGGTGCAGTGAGGCCCATCGTATGGTGGGTGCCAGATATCCAGCACCTAGCTGATGCCAACAACGACCAGAACTCTTTTGCCGTGGGGTGGCTACAGTACCAGTCTCTGCTGCAGCAGCGATGTGGCATGATGGATTCCAAGGCAGCTCTCGGAATAGCTCCCTGTTTGAGTGTCCTGCACACAGAGTGGGCCAAACTGGCGCTCTTTGATTTTCTCCTACAG